ATCGGCCCCGGCGTCTATGAGAACCTGTACTACAGCCTCATGTCCCTATTCCAAGTAGAATGTATGATGAGCCTCGAGATCAGGCCCCGGTCTAGGTCAGGCCATGAAGTAGCTTACAAAGCAGCTTGCGTATATTAATGGCGGCGTGCCGTCCTCGTCCGGCACGTTGACGTCAACATATTGTTTTGCCTTGCCCTGCAAGAGCCGCTTGACGAGATCGACATTGCCGTTGCTGGCGGCCATGGCAAGGGCCTTCTGCAGGGTGGCCGTCTTTTCGGCATCAGTGAGCTTCTCGTCGTTGGCTACGACGTCCTCGTTGACGAAATCGGACCCTGCTGCGTGCGCCGCCTGGGCTGCTATCATTTTCATCAACCTCGAATCGCTGTCCTCAATGCCCTTGGTGATGTCATCGTCGTATGCCGGGTCGTTCAGTGAAAGGTCGCCGAAGCTCAAGGGCTTCGCAGTCACGGGCGAGGTCAGAAACTGTGATTGTCCTGTGATGAAGCCAAGGTTGGTTTTGTCAGAAAAGGCGCCAGATTTCCTCATGCCTATATTGGAAACCAGAACCATGACATACCTTGCCAGGCATCGTAGAATTCTGTTTCTTGGACTGGCTCTGCTGGTCTTCGCCGGTCGTTGAGGGACTTTGGCAGGTCGGCAGGCAAGGGGCGAAGTTTCTTTTGCTCATCGCCAAAACCGCCATCGATCCCGCCACTAGATTCGCCGAGatccatggtgcgggcttcAGGTAGGCATGTAGGCTCAGATGGAGCGGGGCCGGGGCGCCGTCGAGAGATGCAGGTTGCTTCGGTCGTGCTGGTTATCGGGGCTCGTAGGTGGTTATCTGTTCACTCGGGGAAATCGTAGGGCAGAGTATGTTGCAAAGTGATGTCAGAGACAGGCTGGCTGGGTTGTTTCGATGTCACGTATATCATTCGGGCCAGTTACTTTCTGTGCTCTCCCGTTAGGCTGTCCAGGGAACCGTTGCGGGACGCAACAAGCAATCGCGCGACGGGACCAATGGAACCTCGTGGATGGCGGGTGGGCTGTACGGTATTTGGGCGAGCTACGGGGCTGAGTTGGCTGTTATTGAGTGGTCCGTGTCGCGCGTCCCCACTGAGGGGAGCCTTGAAGCGTTGACTAAACTCAGCCATTGTTTGTTTGACCACCTTTGTACGCAATTAACTCGAAATTACAGGAAAGACAAAAGTCGATAATGGCCTAGATATCCATGCTGAAATtttctaggtacctaacatCTGCCGGCCAATGTCTGTCTACTgatagatacctaggtacctactgcgAGTAGGATGTAATAATTGCCTACAGGATATAATTTTTGGGTCATATGAATCATATTTGGTTGTACTGTCTACGAGGCCAGCACCCCTAAGTAGCTCTCCTTCCAAACACACGCACCCGCTTAATGCCTCCATCCGGGATCATGACAATCTTCACATGGGTTATTGGCTTGTCCTTGATGAGCGACTGGAACTCGTGCTCCTGATCCGGGCCACACTTGCTGGCAGCCACAAGTTCGGCCCACCCCTCCGCATCGTGTCCGACATCGGCAGTCCCGTCGGCGGCGGAGAATGCCTCGAGGCGCACCTTTTGCGGGAAGTTGCCCCGGAAGAAGGCCGTGTCGACGACGACATGGTCCACGAAGCCAGTCGCACCCAGTTTGATGATGGCCCAGTCCTCATGGCCCTTTGTGCGGGACCGCGAAGTCTCCCATCCGTCACCCATGTCCTTGCCGCGACCCGGCAGGAGGAGGTTGTCTTTGGTTCCGAAATGCTGATCGTTGCACGAGATGGCCACTCCGCCATTTTGCGCAGCCGCCAGGTCAAAGACTGCATTGACGTCGGCAGGGAAGACTGGGTGGGCGTGGCCAAAGAGCCGGAAGCGTGCGATACCACCGTCCGGGTACATGTTGAGTCGTACGTGGGTGTACTGCTTGGTCGTCGGTCGCTCGTTTAATATCCATCCGAAGCGCTGCGAAGGTCCACACTCCTGGTATCCCAGGATCGTCTCCCATCCGCCACGTTCACCCTTCCATGACACCACCTCATCGTCGTTGAGGTTGAAGCAGCCCTCGACAGAGATTCCCGGAGCGTGATTTCCCGCGAAGAACGCTGTGTCGACCTCAACTCCCTCCACGCTACCGGAGGCAACGCCCAAGCGGATTACAACCCAGTCGAACGGTTCTTGGTTGTGTCGCCTGGTCTCCCATCCATCATACCACGCTCCGGTGTACACCATCTTTCCAGGCTGTCGGATAGGGGGTGTGGGTGTCAAAAGGTTGGCTGCCTCAGCAAACCACTCGTCTGAGAAGGCAAGGACTTTGCCTCCCAGCGCCGCCGATACCATATCTACTCGTGCATAGCCGCGTTAGTTCTTTGCAATTGGTATTAGCAAGCAATATGTTGTCTACGCACCAATGCATATTGACCGGAAAGTCTTGTCGATGTCTTCCGAGGCTACCCTCGTCGCTGCAACGTTCTCTGTCTTGTAGCTGATCTTGTCCGCCATTATGAGTAGAATTCAATGCAGTTGCACAGGGAGGTAGGTGAGTGAAGCTATGTATGGAGAGGGAGGGGTGGTGCGAAAGTGTGTACAGTATGCTCGCGTGACCACAGTGGTAAGGGGCTTTTGCGACTAAAGTATTCAAAGACAGAGGGGAAATGAAGAGACGAGATAATAAAGCAGTGGAAGCTGTACATGATAACACCAGACCAATACAGAGTAGTATTCTAGCATCGGCGCGTGATAAGCGTCCTCTAGCCGTCCGAAACCGCATCATGACTAACAGAAACCCCGTCATCGGCATTGACCCCGTCGCTATCCTTTTGCAGCGCGGGCAACATCTCACAGTATACTGCGATCAATTACGTGAGGGTCTCAAGCAAAAAGCAGTGAAATATGGAGCTGGGTACTTCCTTGCAGCCAGCCCAGTCCTAGATTGAATGAATGACACAGTAGCAGTGGATTTTCGTTTATAATGCAAGATTGTACTACAGTCGATAAGCCCAAATATTCGGCATTCATTGACTGACGGTGAGCCACTTGTAGATCCATCCCGACTAAACTCGCAAACAAAGTATGGTAGTATTCCAATAGAGACTAGACTACTAGTAGAATGCACTACGTCTAACATGACCAAGTGCGATTCGGGGTGATATAGGGTCCTCAACTTACGGATTGCACTTCGAAAGAAATCCAATCTCATCAAGTGTTATTGTTTATTTCCTTTAAACATGTGCCAACTCAACAATACAAGGATGACGAGTTTACCCCAGGGATGCCCCGCATTCATCTGCGGTAGTAAGTAAAAGAGACCCCTCACAACCCGACATGTCGTTAGCTAATCAAGGATTAAGAGCATCTTGATTGGTCAAAGCTACCCACATCAACACGGTAGTGGATGCCGTCATCGACAAATTGTGTTCCATCCCGTGCATTGAAGAGCAGAAGAAAATCTATACGACAGGAACGATCCAAGGTCGGTACTATCGGTGTTCGGCATCGACAAGAGACCTGGTAGGTACGCGCACACCTACTTCAATACGCAAACAAAGCTGCCTGCCCATCATCTGGTCTGCTTTCAAACCAATTGCTCGGCCCGAGCGTGTGTGAGAAGTTAGTGTCCGCtcaccttttcttttttttctttctttttttttttataatcaGCCTCGTCGCAGAAGAGTACACCTTTGGGTTGAACCTCTGAATCTTATGCTTCTTGGCGAAATATCGGCGCGACTTGCTAGActctacttttttttttttgacaagaAGACCAACGCCATAATCCTTCTAGCGCGAACCCAACAGCAGCCTTGTCAAATCCTACATGCCAGACACCATGCCTACTCGAAGGGAGTCGGAGCCTCTGCTGGGGCGACCCGGTGACGCTACGCAGGCGTCGAACCAGCCGTTCTATGCAAACTTATACCTGGGTATGTCTATAGTCCATATTTTCCTACGACACACGCAAACGGAGATGCAGAGAAGAGGGAGAGGggaaagaagaaggagaaagGAGTGGCCTTGTGCTACATACGTATACTTCAAGATTCTGGCAAACTGACAGTTCACATCCGGCTTAAAGGAACAGGTTTTTTCACCCTTGTCGGCGTCGTCATGTTCTGCTTCGAGGTCTGGTACTCGACGCTCAGCCAAAAGTTCCTGCCACTCTTCACGCCGCACCCCCTCCTCCAgagcgccgccgtcgccatcgCCCTGATCGGCGTTCTGGTCCTGCAGCCGACGACGTCCGCCGACACCGAGAGGAAGAGGCAGGGCGCGAGGCTGCACGTCGGCATCATGGGGCTCGCGGGCTTGACCTTCATGGCCGGCGTCGCCATCATCGAGGCCAACAAGATCAAGGGCAACAACCCTCACTTCAAGTCCCTGCACGCCTACCTCGGCGTCGCGACCGCAATAATCATCGCCTGCCAGGCCACGTTCGGCGTCCTCATGTGGGCCGTCCCCGGCGCCTTTGGGGGCGTGGACAATGCCAAGGCAACCTGGAAGTACCACCGCTGGTTTGCCTATGTCGTCGTCCTGCCCATGATCGTGTTTACCTGCCTCTCGTCGCTCGGAACGGGCTTCAATGTAAACGTGCTTCACATGCGCCCTTGGATTTTTTACCTCTCTTTTATCCTGACCATCATGGGTCTTGCTCCTCGCATCCACCTTGACAAGCTGGGCTTCCGTCAGCCAACGAGCATCTAGAGGCAGTGAGAGCTTTTCTTTCCGTCATGTACATGAGTTCTTTGGGTATAAAAGTATCTGGGGCGCTGGCTCTCACTGGGGAAATTCTCTCGCTTTGAGAAATGTTGGTTCCAGTTTCGCTGATTGAATTTTGCGCTACGCTTTTGGTTTCGGACCGTCCGATTTTTCAGGTTGTATAGCTGTACCAGTCAATTACATCCCCGGCTTTTGATAGTGCCAAGGTGATATATGAGCGTGATAGCAGGTCAGGTTTGGCTCGGCTTAGCTGTCAACCTTCAGAGTTAACACTGAGGAAATCATGCTTTTATAACTGTGATATCATCGATGCCCTAGTGTCATTTGACATTGTAGGACATTGCAGGGCAGATAAGCGACTCCAACAAATGGCCAGACAAGAGGAATAATTCCTCAAGGAATGCAAAAATCCGTAAACGCCGTCTTGTACAGGTACCAAAATTTGCCAGGCCGTCCATACAGTGTTATTTTATGATACAAAAAGGTTTTAAACATGACCGCTCGTCAATGCAATGTGCAATGCCATGTGCAATGCCATGTACTCATGCGCTCTAACCACCAAAAAAGGACATCTTTTAGGCGGTTGATGCTACAACTGCACCTGATTTTGTGCTATTGTTGCTATCAATGGGATGAGCCGACAGGTCGACTATTTCACCGTTCTCGCCAGTCTGAGCAGCATCTGAATGCTCTTGCTCCTGGCCCGCCGTGAGTCCTTTGCGGATGGCTAGGACGCTGTCTACAATGACAGCATCGATGCCCTCTTTGACTTGGCGCTATATTTTCACGATGGTTAGCGGAGGTACATACAAAGTAAAACTGGTATCTGTTCATGTATGGTAGCTTACCTGAACCATCTTTGGGTCGTTGTTCCAGACTCCATAGCTGACGCATACCAATCCGTTCTGCTTCACGACCCTCACCAGTCGCGGGCTTAACACAAACGGCTCAGCGACGCTAACAACTCCGAGAAGATTCCATCGACTCGCAAATCGAATTGCCTCTTGCAGACTGCTGGCACGCACGTCACCCACCGGTACGGCGCCAGCATCTGACAGAAAAAGGATCGGGAAGTTGGGCTGCTTGAAAGAAAGGCATAGGCAGATATCAGGGTTGAAAGATGAAAAGATAATGTTGCGGGTGCCGGCAAGGTCGTAAACCTTCGCAAGGACCGTGTCACAGAAGGAATTCAGCTCAACGGCATATGTGTCCATCTCATGCTCCTCACTCTCGTGCAGCATGGGGTACTTCATTTCGATGTTGAAGCCGACGTCTTCGGGAAGTTTATGAAACAGGTCCTCAAGAGTAGCGAAAGGAGCCTGGATAAAATTACCCCTGGAGTTCGCCTTGTAACCCTTTGCTTTGAAGTCACGAGTATGCTTCATGCGCTCATCCAAGACTGTACTGTCGGTGTTTGCCCAGCCCATTGAAAGTGAGCGCTGTCGAGGTCCAGGGCTGTTGCTGCGGATCTTcttaatctggctgttcttCGGTTGGCCATTGGAGTCACGGCCATTGGGGCTATGGTTGCGGCTCGAGTCCGGATTGATGTGGAGGAACTGTTCCAACGTCAAAGTGTGCACTGGCGCATCGATACCAGTTTCGCTGACAAGAAAGTCATGATAAATGACGGGAATGTGATCCTTGGTCAGCTGCACGTCGAACTCGACATATTGTGCTCCCAGGTTAGCGGCTGCGATGAAGGATGGCACCGTGTTTTCGCCAAGCTGCAATGACTTGTTTGCTGCCTGATTCTTTCCAAGACCACGGTGGCCAATGACCATGGTCGACGACATCTTCTTCCAGTACGTCTGTTTTGACGTCACCTCCATGTTCGGGTGGGAGAATGGAGTAATAACAAGGAAGTTGAAATTCACTGCTCCAATGACATCCAAATTAGAATCGATGATGGGAATGCAGACATCCCCTTGGAGGCTCATTCTTTTGGCTCCGATTGAGGGCCGTATGCTCGAGAGCAGAGCGACCGCGCGTCCAATCTTGTTCTTCTCGTTACCAGAATAAGTAGGTACAATGTCGAAAAGCAGCTTGACCTTGGTGACGTCGGTGGTGGTGAATATGACAGGCTCAGTGCAAATGTTCTCATGCACGGGAAGGTCGATCACGGTCGAGTCGCCTTGCGCTCCGGTTGCCGAGAGAACCAAGGAAAGTGCAGTATCCAGCTGGGTCGTGTGCGCCTCTGCCAGCGGCACCCTATCGAGCTTTACGGCATCGACATGTTTCCGCATGTCCATGGTCCCCAGGCTGACCAAAACCATGGTCTGGTCTTTGAGATAGCGGTGTCCATATGCCCTTACTGGCTCGGCGGGACGAGAAACTGCAGCAGTTGAACGGCGGTCACCCAGAGACGAAACTTCTGGTGGTGATGTACCGGTGCTAGGCTGGTTCGGTTGAGATTCGCCTGCGCTCGCAGTGGCCGTCTCTTCTACTGTTGAGTGTGCGGCAAGCAATCTGGCAATCGGCATGTGGCCACGAAGCGCTGCATGCTCCTTGGCGGTCCATCCAGACGAGTCAGGCTTGTCAACATCCGCGCCTGCGTCAACCAAAAGCTGAGCGACAGAAAGGTGACCATCAACGGCAGCAATGTGCAAGGGGGTCCAGGCAAAAAAGTTCTCGCCAACTTCGAGATCAGCCTTTTGCTCATCAGTACCGCGTATCAGAATCCTAGCACACTCATAGTGGCCAAATCTGGCAGCAATGTGAAGCGCTGTCTCGCCACTCTTGTCCCGCCAATTAATGTCAACGCCTGCATTGGCTAGCATAGCCACGATCCGTGCGTGATTGTGCTTGGTCGCAATGGCAAGAACAGCACTCGATTTTGACACATTACGTCGCAGTTCCGTCTTGTCACTCTCGCTCAGACCCTGCCAACTCTCTCCCTTGAGCAGAGCTTTAGTAGTCCTAGGGTGTCCGCCAATGACGCTGAGATGAAGGGGGGCGTTTCCTTCATTGTCCTCCCACTCCGGCGCGTCAATTCCACGGCTGACGTCGAACTGGCCCCAATCTTGCATTCTAGCAATTATGAGCTCCAAGATGTCCACGATGCCAAATTGGGCGGCATAGTGGAGGGGCGTCCGACCAAAGGAATCCCGAGCACTGAGGCCAGGTCGGTGGTCATCGCTGAGACTATCCAGAAGATAATTGAGGATCTGAACAGCGtcgtctccatggccaaGGAGTTTCTCCTCCTTGCTCTCAGAACCCGCAGCTGGGATATGCCCTGTTGAAGTCGCCGGATTCAGATAATGAGTGCCCATCTGGGTCTCGAATTTGGAGGAATGTGGGAAAGGATACGGGGCAGGCTCCTGTTCTCCTGCCGAAGTCGTCTTTGTCCGTCCAATGTGCAGCACGAGCCTGTGGATGCAGTTTCGTCCGTTTATATCATCTGGGTCTTCCAAGGAATTGACCTGGCTGAGGATGTATGCAATTGAGGCCTTCGATCTCGATGAAATTGAGCGCTGCAGAAGGTTGAGTAACAGACTCTGGGAGCCAGAATCCGAGGTGTCGACTTTACCCTCCTCCAGGCCGTCTTTCAGCCCAGCAACGTCGTCGCTGCGGATTGCACTATCCATTTTGTCAAGGAGCGCAGGTGCAAAGTTTAACATGGCTTTGACGGATGCACGACCAAGTGATCTTGCGGATCTGTCGGACCTGGCGTCATCCATGTTCTGGGCATCACCCAACACTGAGAGCCACTTGTTGATATCGTTGAGAATACGTACTATGGTGTTGTCCTTGGCGAACGGACAGGGATCGACTCTGGTGGCAATGTAGCGATCCTGAGTGACGGTACCAGGCACCTTCTTGTCAAGCTTCTTGGTGATCTTGACAAAGCCGCGCCTGTTGATCTCGCCGAACCACTGCAGTTGGCGTAGCTTACTCCGTAGCTCCAGCATGGCGCCCATCAACTCCTCCACTTCATCCTGATCCAAGTTGGAGATGGCATCAACACTGCTGCCATATCTGTCGTGGAGAAGCCTCAGTCGGCGGCAGGCATCGGCGAACTTCTTGTTGTAGAACGAGTCTACATCTTCAAGGTTGCGATCAAGAGCAAAAAAGAACTCTAATATGTGAAGAAATTGGTTAGGTGATGACGGGCTCAGCCCCGGGGGTTTGGACCGGAGGAGAGTGTCCCACCTGCTAGATCGGCCTGGCCACCATTCTTTGAGGTGGCACCAGCGGCTTTGATGAGCTTCTTGAGACCTTTATAGTCTATGTAGGCAGAGGACCACTCGGGAACCTGGTTGCGTGGGAGACTATATGAAGGTGAGCCTTGCAGTCACTGTAGCATATGTTTTGGTGACGACTTACTTTCTTCCAAACTTCATGTTGTTTACAGACAAGCGTGTACACTGCTGAGGTTCGCCGCTGTTCGCCTGTGATGGTTGGTTTGAGCACAATAAGTAGGTAGGCTGGTTGGTTACAGTGGCCTTTGATTTCGTTTATGCGTGAAAATGTGAGTCCTATTTTgagagaaaacaaagagTGAGATTTGAACTTTGAGTGATAAGCAAAGCTTTTATGATAATCCAATTCAAGATCACTTGATTGGACCTCTTATAATCACTTTTTGCATTTTGTCGATTTTGATGGATATTACGTTTCCCTGCGACAGGTTGCAGAAGTGTGATGATCTCAAGCCACAAGACTGAGAGAATACTGGCAAGCGATGTTAATGAAGGGACCGTACCTTATCGGTATAAGCACCTAGGTAATGTCGGTAGGTAGACGGAAAATGAAGTCTCGAGTAAACGGTGAAACAAAGAGCAAAGACCCCAGAGTTGGATGAGAGAATAAGCAATGTCCCAAATGATGGAGAAGGCGTCAAGAATTAGTCTTGGCGGCGAGTGTTCCTCGGAGATGTGCCGTGTTGATTGGTGGAAGCTGTCTCAAAGCTCGATCAAGGGCGGCATGTTTGTTGATTGACTGGCAACTTCAAGATTCCGATCTTGTGAGCGTGAGCTGAGCTGAGGTGGCTGGCTGAAACCAATCGCCTTTGTTTTCAGCAAGAAAGCTTGTAAAAGATGATGCAGTGGTCAGCGAGCTGAGCTTCTTGATATTTCAAAAGCAAACAGAGGGTTCGGTTCTCAACGGCCCTGCTGCTCCTATTGAATCTTGGTGGTAGTGGAGGCCGGCAGCGGTAGTTATGAGCTCATAGGGTCATGGTTGTTGTGGGGGTTTATCGGACCCCTTCTCAGGATccaattgaaaaaaaaaaaaatataccCGTGGGCATTGACAACCATCCAGGGATACCAATCAATTCAGGACGGAACGGCGGGATGCCCTTACCTACAGTGCGAAAGATAAGACGAGCAGCTAAACGAACTAAAGGTCAAatcgatgtttttttttttgtatgttGGATGAAGGTGCTGTTTGGTATCTTTTGGTAACCAGGGTAAGAGACTAAAGTTAGGGAAATTTTGAAGCGGAAAGACGGCTTGGCTTTTGCATCATCTCGTGGGTAGTCAATTCCTTCCAAGATCCAGAATAAATTCTCAATTAGGTATTGGAGAGATCCAAGGAGCTGTGGAAACCAGGGTGCGGTCAATCCAGTTTTCAATCCCAGTACCCGGCCTGCCAGACCCTGTTTGTCGTAGGTACGTAGAAGACCGACTCAGGCGGGCACACTGCGGCAAAGACGACAAGACGGTGTGGGCCAAGGGTCTCGTTCCTTGCGACCAAAGAGGCTCTGGGCCAACCGTCCCAAGGCGTGCGTCGCCCCGAGTGCCTGTGTTGTCCCAAAAAAGACACGGCAAGGTTTACAATTGAATGCTTCCCTTCACTTTGCCACGCTAGCCTTTTCGATTTGTGacttatcttttttttattgcgtCAATCAGAGCAAACAGATGAACTGCATGCTCGGTCTCTTTCTCCTTGCTGGTTGCCCGAAGCCAATGGCATATATAGTACCCAAACATAGATGGGTAGAGAAGACGACAGAGAAGAATACGAAACCGCTTTGCCAAGTTGCCAAGGCGTCTTATTCTTACTTTTCGAACAGCAGCGGGTACCGACAGGCAGAATAGGTTTCCGGGCCACATGCATCAACCAAGCTTGAAATCTAAGAAGCCCAGTGGTATTAGGCCGCGCACTGTGGGCATGACCATACGGTACTTGTGGTACTGTACAgtaagtaaggtaggtaatttTAGGCTTACCTCACTGGGCTAGCAGTTACGGGGTACTAAGTTTGATGCTACGAAGAGTtagttacctaggtaggtacctacctacctatataCCAGCTAGGTGTGTGGTCCCGACGTACTCACCAAGGTCAAAGAAAACGAAGCTCAATCTGAATTCGATTGCGCTTACACCGCTTCCCCACCAATTCGACTTCGGCACGGGTGTCCTGTTCCCATCTTGACTCTCTTGGCACACCGCTTGCCCACATCGCGAACACAAACGAGCGAGGTACGGAGATTCCACCAGCGTGGTCCTTTGGTCGTGTGACGCACCCTCTTGTCGCTTCATGTGAGTCTGGTGACGTGCAAAATTAGGGGTCCTAATATCACCGCATTCTTATGACACGGCAGCCCCATATGCAGTGTCCCCATGGCCAGGGGTGCCCAGGTCTAGAACTCGAACTTTGTGCTTCTGCGGTAGTCGGTCAGATACAAGACGCCGTTTTCCGACACATTGCTCTCGTGAGGTCTCCGgtaagggaaaaaagaccTTGTGATCAATATTCAGGGGGTTAAACCTAGGTGGCTCTTGGTTCAACGAATTGCCTTTCATGGAGTACATGTGTAAGGTACGGCAATAAAGGTGATGCTAGAGGGGGCGCAAGCCAATTCCTCTGTCCTTAGCTTCCGGATTAATACTTGGCATGTTTAAACAGGAGGGCTGATACAAGTTCAGTACAGCGTCAGTCGGTAGCTGTTTACGGAGTATTGAGCTTGATCAATcccttgtttttgtttttgttttttgacTCGGCTGATTAGCTAAGTTTGGGGGTTGCTTCTAGAATAGAGTGTAAGCAAGCACGTCTGTAGTTGTGATAGTTTTCTTGCTGTCAAGTCTTAAATAAACGGCGAGCGCTAcagatgaagaaaaaaaaaaaaagccgc
The Pyricularia oryzae 70-15 chromosome 1, whole genome shotgun sequence DNA segment above includes these coding regions:
- a CDS encoding allantoicase — encoded protein: MADKISYKTENVAATRVASEDIDKTFRSICIDMVSAALGGKVLAFSDEWFAEAANLLTPTPPIRQPGKMVYTGAWYDGWETRRHNQEPFDWVVIRLGVASGSVEGVEVDTAFFAGNHAPGISVEGCFNLNDDEVVSWKGERGGWETILGYQECGPSQRFGWILNERPTTKQYTHVRLNMYPDGGIARFRLFGHAHPVFPADVNAVFDLAAAQNGGVAISCNDQHFGTKDNLLLPGRGKDMGDGWETSRSRTKGHEDWAIIKLGATGFVDHVVVDTAFFRGNFPQKVRLEAFSAADGTADVGHDAEGWAELVAASKCGPDQEHEFQSLIKDKPITHVKIVMIPDGGIKRVRVFGRRAT
- a CDS encoding glycerophosphodiesterase GDE1, encoding MKFGRNLPRNQVPEWSSAYIDYKGLKKLIKAAGATSKNGGQADLAEFFFALDRNLEDVDSFYNKKFADACRRLRLLHDRYGSSVDAISNLDQDEVEELMGAMLELRSKLRQLQWFGEINRRGFVKITKKLDKKVPGTVTQDRYIATRVDPCPFAKDNTIVRILNDINKWLSVLGDAQNMDDARSDRSARSLGRASVKAMLNFAPALLDKMDSAIRSDDVAGLKDGLEEGKVDTSDSGSQSLLLNLLQRSISSRSKASIAYILSQVNSLEDPDDINGRNCIHRLVLHIGRTKTTSAGEQEPAPYPFPHSSKFETQMGTHYLNPATSTGHIPAAGSESKEEKLLGHGDDAVQILNYLLDSLSDDHRPGLSARDSFGRTPLHYAAQFGIVDILELIIARMQDWGQFDVSRGIDAPEWEDNEGNAPLHLSVIGGHPRTTKALLKGESWQGLSESDKTELRRNVSKSSAVLAIATKHNHARIVAMLANAGVDINWRDKSGETALHIAARFGHYECARILIRGTDEQKADLEVGENFFAWTPLHIAAVDGHLSVAQLLVDAGADVDKPDSSGWTAKEHAALRGHMPIARLLAAHSTVEETATASAGESQPNQPSTGTSPPEVSSLGDRRSTAAVSRPAEPVRAYGHRYLKDQTMVLVSLGTMDMRKHVDAVKLDRVPLAEAHTTQLDTALSLVLSATGAQGDSTVIDLPVHENICTEPVIFTTTDVTKVKLLFDIVPTYSGNEKNKIGRAVALLSSIRPSIGAKRMSLQGDVCIPIIDSNLDVIGAVNFNFLVITPFSHPNMEVTSKQTYWKKMSSTMVIGHRGLGKNQAANKSLQLGENTVPSFIAAANLGAQYVEFDVQLTKDHIPVIYHDFLVSETGIDAPVHTLTLEQFLHINPDSSRNHSPNGRDSNGQPKNSQIKKIRSNSPGPRQRSLSMGWANTDSTVLDERMKHTRDFKAKGYKANSRGNFIQAPFATLEDLFHKLPEDVGFNIEMKYPMLHESEEHEMDTYAVELNSFCDTVLAKVYDLAGTRNIIFSSFNPDICLCLSFKQPNFPILFLSDAGAVPVGDVRASSLQEAIRFASRWNLLGVVSVAEPFVLSPRLVRVVKQNGLVCVSYGVWNNDPKMVQRQVKEGIDAVIVDSVLAIRKGLTAGQEQEHSDAAQTGENGEIVDLSAHPIDSNNSTKSGAVVASTA